A genomic window from Companilactobacillus alimentarius DSM 20249 includes:
- the cbpA gene encoding cyclic di-AMP binding protein CbpA — translation MLVKSLVLKKDKLTTVKETVTLEEALKVLEDSGFRCVPILDESGQIFRGNIYKMHIYRHKSRGGDMSLPVTTLMKNATKTISVDSPFFKVFFNIKDLPYIAVLDENNLFYGILTHSRLLSMLSDAWNLDISSYVLTVSSSGDRGDLEKMSKIFAKYVSVAACMTLDAKSNEVVRRTLFTLPSGTSVDTLKEIIKRLEKKSFVVSEIEDLKSGKILDKNTL, via the coding sequence ATGTTAGTTAAATCACTTGTACTTAAAAAGGACAAGCTGACCACAGTTAAAGAAACAGTTACTCTTGAGGAAGCTTTAAAGGTCCTAGAAGACTCTGGTTTCCGTTGTGTGCCAATTTTGGATGAAAGCGGACAGATATTTAGGGGTAACATTTACAAGATGCACATCTATCGTCATAAGTCACGTGGCGGTGATATGAGTTTACCTGTAACAACACTTATGAAGAATGCTACTAAAACTATCAGCGTGGATTCACCATTCTTTAAGGTATTCTTTAATATCAAAGATTTGCCTTATATCGCTGTTTTGGACGAAAATAACTTATTCTATGGAATCTTGACTCACTCAAGATTGCTCAGTATGTTATCTGACGCCTGGAACCTTGATATCAGTAGTTATGTCCTAACTGTTAGTTCTTCTGGCGATCGTGGCGATCTAGAGAAGATGTCAAAAATCTTTGCTAAATATGTTTCTGTTGCCGCTTGTATGACTTTAGATGCAAAATCAAATGAAGTCGTACGAAGAACACTCTTTACGCTTCCATCAGGCACTAGTGTTGATACCTTAAAGGAAATCATCAAACGTCTTGAAAAGAAGAGTTTTGTTGTTTCTGAGATTGAAGATCTAAAATCTGGTAAGATTCTCGACAAAAATACCTTATAA